Proteins encoded within one genomic window of Augochlora pura isolate Apur16 chromosome 11, APUR_v2.2.1, whole genome shotgun sequence:
- the LOC144477074 gene encoding uncharacterized protein LOC144477074 isoform X1, translated as MSKRKFDQMICCFCGLPDDNELEYGKFYEHGNVVTHYYCLLLSSNMEQKGRDDDGILGFLLSDIQREIRRGKRLLCTYCKKNGATLGCCNPKCKRIFHYPCGLKAGSLNQFFGEFRSYCLNHRPTQKIDLKVKDELEQTADIKCYICYDNVNPTDTINTIWAPCCKKNTWFHRKCVQQLAMSAGYFFKCPLCNNKRKFQKEMLEYGIFIPRQDASWELEPNAFQELLFRHDQCDAPICLCPKGRKHTSFNAKWELVLCRTCGSQGIHMSCGHLKWSNPIWECAECISILEKSKPIANTDTPLSTVQIIESDSDESDSDISVGKEFPVPYTIDALMPTEIQEISPTIKLRPGPRTFKLRQQYQIAKEMKELKKRNGRQQNVEETNITSDPIHVEEHANNKHTSSCKSNFSEKDTNLGTECCKSVTVSSTNDVILIDSDDEMSASTSTLNNTILIADIDTSPRSDLFSLENDVLKDKKSDTTQSSVSFKKEPLHVDSVLQKQQANNRQCITSNRLEEHNLLDTKSICLDDTIQLNVENDCNSNDSLSDIRISNIFSLTHEKFESISVTEEQKMNSRSRASRSKSDDFEFRYKRTIDNVITNSIDTSEDKSKKIRTSIERSDIDDSKKSNVFRNNTSASRFDTGSMRISRDNNVDNHLLSRMEHHSVKNANFERREENISNGESISEAINIGTDVRNCDADAGTGPAAVVRTGYRILADNEGIDSTKENISHTSLQPGTTNQRNLQSNTEMAAVSNYESGINQRRDRNNGKDHYRLIPEYIRLCDLKFRVCSSNNFMMILYNKFSVNINMETSTVAKKIDKYDVSAQKTIQQNYNKMHNGTSSLIPESSLYSSTTIAEGKDIHSVFVNDQSESYRDDAKENLDPISKTIEEDNKWHNRENINLTTDITNIYDTGELVTDMKDKCFWTINSIKQNVPKIESIGNISKNDPFDATNAICTNNKFETKKKDRNGTHLKISIDLEKIERFIDTNPQLFSKERRRSEEQKIEEVSLLKEWNDISERISASNRDTVNSIADDSKHFGNFSLSLTGNRIPDLKQLQKKR; from the exons ATGTCGAAACGTAAGTTTGACCAAATGATCTGCTGCTTCTGTGGATTACCAGATGACAATGAATTGGAATATGGGAAGTTTTATGAACATGGCAATGTTGTTacacattattattgttta TTATTATCTTCAAATATGGAACAAAAAGGACGTGACGATGATGGCATTCTGGGATTTTTACTATCAGACATACAAAGAGAGATACGCAGGGGAAAACGTTtg ttatgcacatattgtaagaaaaatggtgCTACTTTAGGATGTTGCAATCCCAAGTGCAAACGGATATTTCATTATCCTTGTGGTCTAAAGGCTGGATCcttgaatcaattttttggTGAATTTAG gtCGTATTGTCTAAATCATAGACCAACACAAAAGATAGATTTAAAGGTGAAAGATGAATTAGAGCAAACCGCtgatattaaatgttacatatGTTACGACAATGTAAATCCAACCGatacaattaatacaatatgGGCTCCatgttgtaaaaaaaatacatgGTTTCATAGAAAATGTGTTCAG CAACTTGCTATGAGTGCTggttacttttttaaatgtccgttgtgcaataataaaaggaaGTTCCAGAAAGAAATGCTAGAATATGGTATCTTTATTCCTAGACA GGATGCTTCTTGGGAACTTGAACCGAACGCATTTCAAGAACTTTTGTTCAGACACGATCAATGCGATGCTCCAATCTGTTTATGTCCCAAAGGTAGAAAACATACCAGCTTTAATGC aaaatgggAATTAGTGCTCTGTAGAACTTGTGGATCTCAAGGAATTCATATGTCATGTGGACACCTTAAATGGAGCAATCCCATTTGGGAATGCGCCgaatgtatttctattttag aaaaatccaAACCAATTGCCAATACAGACACACCTCTCAGCACAGTACA GATAATCGAGTCTGATTCGGATGAAAGTGACAGTGATATTTCTGTCGGTAAAGAATTTCCTGTACCATACACAATAGATGCATTGATGCCTACCGAGATACAAGAAATATCACCGACCATCAAGTTACGTCCTGGTCCACGAACGTTCAAATTAAGGCAACAATATCAAATTGctaaagaaatgaaaga ATTAAAGAAGAGGAATGGTAGACAGCAGAATGTTGAAGAAACAAATATCACCTCAGATCCCATACACGTAGAAGAACATGCAAATAACAAACACACATCATCGTGCAAATCGAACTTTTCCGAAAAAGATACTAACTTGGGAACTGAATGCTGCAAATCTGTAACAGTTTCTTCAACTAacgatgttattttaattgacaGCGACGATGAAATG AGTGCATCGACTAGTACgctaaataatacaatattaattgctGACATTGATACATCTCCGCGAAGTGATCTTTTTTCGTTAGAAAATGATGTCcttaaagataaaaaaagtgATACGACGCAGAGTTCTGTTTCGTTTAAGAAAGAACCGTTACATGTGGACAGTGTATTACAAAAACAACAAGCCAACAACAGACAGTGTATTACAAGCAACAGATTAGAGGAACACAATTTGCTAGATACGAAATCTATCTGTTTGGATGATACGATACAGTTAAATGTAGAAAATGATTGCAATTCTAACGACTCGCTTTCCGATATTCGAATTagcaatattttttccttaacACACGAAAAATTTGAAAGCATATCCGTTACTGAGGAACAGAAAATGAACTCAAGATCTCGTGCTTCGCGTTCAAAATCTGATGATTTTGAATTTCGATATAAAAGGACAATTGATAATGTTATTACGAATTCGATAGATACATCGGAAGACAAATCTAAGAAAATCAGAACAAGTATTGAACGTTCAGATATTGACGACAGTAAGAAGTCTAAcgtgtttcgaaataatactTCAGCTTCGAGATTTGATACAGGTTCTATGCGAATTAGTAGGGACAATAATGTCGACAACCATCTGCTTTCCCGAATGGAACATCATTCTGTTAAAAATGCGAATTTTGAACGTAGAGAAGAAAACATTAGCAATGGTGAATCAATATCTGAAGCTATAAATATTGGTACTGATGTAAGAAAT TGTGATGCGGATGCAGGCACCGGTCCTGCTGCTGTGGTCAGAACGGGATACAGAATCCTCGCCGATAATGAAGGAATTGATTccacaaaagaaaatattagtcACACATCCTTGCAACCGGGAACAACGAATCAACGGAATTTGCAGTCCAATACTGAGAT GGCTGCCGTTtcaaattatgaaagtggCATCAACCAAAGAAGAGATAGAAACAATGGAAAGGATCACTATCGATTGATACCAGAATATATACGTTTATGTGATTTAAAGTTTCGTGTATGcagttcgaataattttatg ATGATCTTATACAATAagttttctgtaaatattaatatggaAACTTCAACGGTTgcgaaaaaaattgataaatacgATGTATCCGCACAGAAAACAATTCAgcagaattataataaaatgcacaaTGGAACTTCCTCGTTGATACCCGAAAGTTCTCTGTACAGCAGTACAACTATTGCTGAAGGTAAAGATATACACAGTGTGTTTGTTAATGATCAGTCGGAGAGTTATCGTGATGATGCCAAAGAGAATCTGGATCCAATATCGAAAACGATCGAAGAAGATAACAAATGGCATAATCgagaaaacattaatttaacgaCTGATATcacaaatatttatgatacAGGTGAGCTTGTCACTGACATGAAGGACAAGTGCTTTTGGACTATTAACagtataaaacaaaatgttcCAAAGATCGAAAGTATTGGAAACATTAGCAAAAACGATCCTTTTGACGCAACAAATGCaatttgtacaaataataaattcgaaacgaagaagaaagacagaaaCGGAACTCACCTTAAAATAAGCATCGACTTGGAAAAGATAGAAAGATTTATCGACACTAATCCACAGTTATTTTCGAAAgaacgaagaagaagcgaAGAACAAAAAATCGAGGAAGTAAGTCTCTTGAAGGAATGGAATGATATAAGCGAAAGAATTAGTGCATCGAACAGAGATACTGTAAATTCAATAGCGGACGACTCAAAACACTTTGGGAATTTTTCGTTATCCTTGACCGGAAATCGAATACCAGACTTGAAACagttacaaaaaaaaaggtgA
- the LOC144477074 gene encoding uncharacterized protein LOC144477074 isoform X2, giving the protein MSKRKFDQMICCFCGLPDDNELEYGKFYEHGNVVTHYYCLLLSSNMEQKGRDDDGILGFLLSDIQREIRRGKRLLCTYCKKNGATLGCCNPKCKRIFHYPCGLKAGSLNQFFGEFRSYCLNHRPTQKIDLKVKDELEQTADIKCYICYDNVNPTDTINTIWAPCCKKNTWFHRKCVQQLAMSAGYFFKCPLCNNKRKFQKEMLEYGIFIPRQDASWELEPNAFQELLFRHDQCDAPICLCPKGRKHTSFNAKWELVLCRTCGSQGIHMSCGHLKWSNPIWECAECISILEKSKPIANTDTPLSTVQIIESDSDESDSDISVGKEFPVPYTIDALMPTEIQEISPTIKLRPGPRTFKLRQQYQIAKEMKELKKRNGRQQNVEETNITSDPIHVEEHANNKHTSSCKSNFSEKDTNLGTECCKSVTVSSTNDVILIDSDDEMSASTSTLNNTILIADIDTSPRSDLFSLENDVLKDKKSDTTQSSVSFKKEPLHVDSVLQKQQANNRQCITSNRLEEHNLLDTKSICLDDTIQLNVENDCNSNDSLSDIRISNIFSLTHEKFESISVTEEQKMNSRSRASRSKSDDFEFRYKRTIDNVITNSIDTSEDKSKKIRTSIERSDIDDSKKSNVFRNNTSASRFDTGSMRISRDNNVDNHLLSRMEHHSVKNANFERREENISNGESISEAINIGTDVRNCDADAGTGPAAVVRTGYRILADNEGIDSTKENISHTSLQPGTTNQRNLQSNTEMAAVSNYESGINQRRDRNNGKDHYRLIPEYIRLCDLKFRVCSSNNFMMILYNKFSVNINMETSTVAKKIDKYDVSAQKTIQQNYNKMHNGTSSLIPESSLYSSTTIAEGELVTDMKDKCFWTINSIKQNVPKIESIGNISKNDPFDATNAICTNNKFETKKKDRNGTHLKISIDLEKIERFIDTNPQLFSKERRRSEEQKIEEVSLLKEWNDISERISASNRDTVNSIADDSKHFGNFSLSLTGNRIPDLKQLQKKR; this is encoded by the exons ATGTCGAAACGTAAGTTTGACCAAATGATCTGCTGCTTCTGTGGATTACCAGATGACAATGAATTGGAATATGGGAAGTTTTATGAACATGGCAATGTTGTTacacattattattgttta TTATTATCTTCAAATATGGAACAAAAAGGACGTGACGATGATGGCATTCTGGGATTTTTACTATCAGACATACAAAGAGAGATACGCAGGGGAAAACGTTtg ttatgcacatattgtaagaaaaatggtgCTACTTTAGGATGTTGCAATCCCAAGTGCAAACGGATATTTCATTATCCTTGTGGTCTAAAGGCTGGATCcttgaatcaattttttggTGAATTTAG gtCGTATTGTCTAAATCATAGACCAACACAAAAGATAGATTTAAAGGTGAAAGATGAATTAGAGCAAACCGCtgatattaaatgttacatatGTTACGACAATGTAAATCCAACCGatacaattaatacaatatgGGCTCCatgttgtaaaaaaaatacatgGTTTCATAGAAAATGTGTTCAG CAACTTGCTATGAGTGCTggttacttttttaaatgtccgttgtgcaataataaaaggaaGTTCCAGAAAGAAATGCTAGAATATGGTATCTTTATTCCTAGACA GGATGCTTCTTGGGAACTTGAACCGAACGCATTTCAAGAACTTTTGTTCAGACACGATCAATGCGATGCTCCAATCTGTTTATGTCCCAAAGGTAGAAAACATACCAGCTTTAATGC aaaatgggAATTAGTGCTCTGTAGAACTTGTGGATCTCAAGGAATTCATATGTCATGTGGACACCTTAAATGGAGCAATCCCATTTGGGAATGCGCCgaatgtatttctattttag aaaaatccaAACCAATTGCCAATACAGACACACCTCTCAGCACAGTACA GATAATCGAGTCTGATTCGGATGAAAGTGACAGTGATATTTCTGTCGGTAAAGAATTTCCTGTACCATACACAATAGATGCATTGATGCCTACCGAGATACAAGAAATATCACCGACCATCAAGTTACGTCCTGGTCCACGAACGTTCAAATTAAGGCAACAATATCAAATTGctaaagaaatgaaaga ATTAAAGAAGAGGAATGGTAGACAGCAGAATGTTGAAGAAACAAATATCACCTCAGATCCCATACACGTAGAAGAACATGCAAATAACAAACACACATCATCGTGCAAATCGAACTTTTCCGAAAAAGATACTAACTTGGGAACTGAATGCTGCAAATCTGTAACAGTTTCTTCAACTAacgatgttattttaattgacaGCGACGATGAAATG AGTGCATCGACTAGTACgctaaataatacaatattaattgctGACATTGATACATCTCCGCGAAGTGATCTTTTTTCGTTAGAAAATGATGTCcttaaagataaaaaaagtgATACGACGCAGAGTTCTGTTTCGTTTAAGAAAGAACCGTTACATGTGGACAGTGTATTACAAAAACAACAAGCCAACAACAGACAGTGTATTACAAGCAACAGATTAGAGGAACACAATTTGCTAGATACGAAATCTATCTGTTTGGATGATACGATACAGTTAAATGTAGAAAATGATTGCAATTCTAACGACTCGCTTTCCGATATTCGAATTagcaatattttttccttaacACACGAAAAATTTGAAAGCATATCCGTTACTGAGGAACAGAAAATGAACTCAAGATCTCGTGCTTCGCGTTCAAAATCTGATGATTTTGAATTTCGATATAAAAGGACAATTGATAATGTTATTACGAATTCGATAGATACATCGGAAGACAAATCTAAGAAAATCAGAACAAGTATTGAACGTTCAGATATTGACGACAGTAAGAAGTCTAAcgtgtttcgaaataatactTCAGCTTCGAGATTTGATACAGGTTCTATGCGAATTAGTAGGGACAATAATGTCGACAACCATCTGCTTTCCCGAATGGAACATCATTCTGTTAAAAATGCGAATTTTGAACGTAGAGAAGAAAACATTAGCAATGGTGAATCAATATCTGAAGCTATAAATATTGGTACTGATGTAAGAAAT TGTGATGCGGATGCAGGCACCGGTCCTGCTGCTGTGGTCAGAACGGGATACAGAATCCTCGCCGATAATGAAGGAATTGATTccacaaaagaaaatattagtcACACATCCTTGCAACCGGGAACAACGAATCAACGGAATTTGCAGTCCAATACTGAGAT GGCTGCCGTTtcaaattatgaaagtggCATCAACCAAAGAAGAGATAGAAACAATGGAAAGGATCACTATCGATTGATACCAGAATATATACGTTTATGTGATTTAAAGTTTCGTGTATGcagttcgaataattttatg ATGATCTTATACAATAagttttctgtaaatattaatatggaAACTTCAACGGTTgcgaaaaaaattgataaatacgATGTATCCGCACAGAAAACAATTCAgcagaattataataaaatgcacaaTGGAACTTCCTCGTTGATACCCGAAAGTTCTCTGTACAGCAGTACAACTATTGCTGAAG GTGAGCTTGTCACTGACATGAAGGACAAGTGCTTTTGGACTATTAACagtataaaacaaaatgttcCAAAGATCGAAAGTATTGGAAACATTAGCAAAAACGATCCTTTTGACGCAACAAATGCaatttgtacaaataataaattcgaaacgaagaagaaagacagaaaCGGAACTCACCTTAAAATAAGCATCGACTTGGAAAAGATAGAAAGATTTATCGACACTAATCCACAGTTATTTTCGAAAgaacgaagaagaagcgaAGAACAAAAAATCGAGGAAGTAAGTCTCTTGAAGGAATGGAATGATATAAGCGAAAGAATTAGTGCATCGAACAGAGATACTGTAAATTCAATAGCGGACGACTCAAAACACTTTGGGAATTTTTCGTTATCCTTGACCGGAAATCGAATACCAGACTTGAAACagttacaaaaaaaaaggtgA